In Acidimicrobiia bacterium, the sequence CAGCATCTCGAGGTCGTACGTCGTGCGCATGCGGAGGCGTTGCGCTTCGAGGAGCTTCCCGTGCGACTCGAGCTCCGCGAGGCGTTCGGCGAGCTCGGTCTCGATGCCCTCGACCGCCTTCACCATGCGGGAAGGGTCGGTGACGTAGTGCGAGGCGGGGAACAGCACGAGCGTCTCGAGCTCCTCGACGACCTCGCCCGTGAGCGGGTCGACCGCCGCGATGCGCTCGACCTCGTCGCCGAAGAGCGAGATGCGCACCGCGCGCTCCTCGTACGCGGGGAAGATCTCGATCGTGTCGCCGCGCACGCGGAACTTGTTGCGCGTGAAGCCGAAGTCGTTGCGCTCGTACTGCAGGTCGACGAGGCGCGACAGGATCTTGCGTTGCTCGTGCTCCTCGCCGACCGACACCGTGAGGAGCTGCGTCGCGTAGGTCTCGGGCGAGCCGAGCCCGTAGATCGCGGAGACCGACGCGACGATGATCACGTCGCGACGCGAGAGCAGCGCGCTCGTGGCCGAGTGGCGCAGCCGGTCGATCTCGTCGTTGATCGAGCTGTCCTTCTCGATGTACGTGTCGGTCGTCGGCAGGTACGCCTCGGGCTGGTAGTAGTCGTAGTAGGAGACGAAGTACTCGACCCGGTTCTTCGGGAACAGCTCGCGCAGCTCGGCTGCGAGCTGCGCGGCGAGACTCTTGTTCGGCGCCATCACGAGCGCGGGCCGCTGTGCCTGCGCGATCACGTTGGCGATCGTGAACGACTTCCCGGAACCGGTGATGCCGAGCAACGTCTGGTACTTGTCGCCCCGCTCGACCCCGTTGACGAGCGCGGCGATCGCGGCCGGCTGATCGCCGGCGGGGCTGAGGTCGGTGACGAGCTGCAGGTCGGCCACGGGGCGATGGTAACGGGGGGCTGTGACAGTTATTCCGTGCCGCATCCCACGCCGCCGGTACCGCGCTCGTTGCGTATGCGCAACCGATGCAGTACCAGGGCCGCGAGGGTCGGGCCACCCGCGTCAGATCGGGGTCGACGGCTCCGACTCCGTCTGCGCGAACGCGACGAGGGCGGGCCACACCGCCTCGACCTGGGTCCGCAACGTGTCCAGGTCGCCGGCGTTGTCGATCACCCAGGTCGCGATCGCGCGCCGTTGCTCGTCGGTCGCCTGCTGCGCCATGCGCGCCTCCGCGTCGGCGCGCGCCACGCCGCGCGCCTCGAGTCGCGCCAGGCGCACCTCGCGCGGCGCCTCGACGACGATCACACCCCGATACTGCGCGGGGTTCTTCGACTCGACGAGCAGGGGGACGTCGTGCACGACGACCGCGCCCTCGGGCGCGGCCGCGACCTGACGCAGGAACTCCTCGCCGATCGCGGGGTGCGTGATCGCGTCGAGTGCTTCGCGCGACTCGGTGTCGACGAAGGCCCGGGACGCGAGCTCGGCCCGATCGAGGCGCCCGTCGGGTCCGACGACGTCGGCACCGAACCGCTCGGCCAGCTTCACCAGCACCGGCGAGCCCGGCTCGACCACCTGGCGGGCGATGGCGTCGGCGTCGACGACCACGGCGCCCTTGGCGACCAACAGCCCGGCCACGGTGGATTTGCCCGACCCGATGCCCCCGGTGAGGCCGATCATCTGCACGGCGCCGGATTCTAGGAACCCCACCCCGCCGAGCGGCCCAAGTGCCGGCGATCGAGACTCCGGCCGGGCCGTCGCACGCGGCCGAAGGCGGAGCGGAGCGAGCGTGCGAGTCGGCGACCTGGAGGGCAGCCGGCAAAGCGGGCGCATGGGCACCGATCGCTTCATTCCTGGCGCCAGGCGCCGACATTGAACCCATGGGCCGAACGACCTACGCGCGCCCCGCGATCGGGCGGGGTGAGCCGGAGCCTCCGATCCCGCTCGAGGGACCGGTCGCGGGTTTCGCCCTCACGGCCCCTGGTGGCGACGCCGCGCCCGGCCCGGCCCGGCTCGTGCGCGACCGGCACCACCCGAGCATGCTCGAGCTCGACCACCGGCTCAGCACGCTCGTCGCGTCGCTGCGCTGGGCCGCGATCAGCCTCGGGCTGCTGACGGTCGCGATCAAGGATCCGCCCCGCCCGCTCTTTCTCCTCGCCGGCCTCGCGCTCGCGACCTTCGGCGTCGCGCAGACCCTGCGACCGGTGCGCCTCGACCCGCCCGGTCGCGCGCTCCATGCCTGGGTGCTCGTCGAAGCCGCGCTCGTCGCGGCGGTCGTCGCACTCACCGGCGGGTTCACGAGCCCGTTCGTGCTCGCGAGCGCGGTGCCGGTCGTGCTCGCCGGCTACGCCGTCGGTCGCCGGCGCATGGCGTGGCTCGGCTCGTGTGCGTTCGTCACGATGATGATGCTCGTCCTCCTCCAGACCGACGACCCGCAGGTGCAACGGTCGGTCACCGAGGTCGGCATCCTGCTGCTGCTCTGTGGAGTGTTGGGCGCGTTCACCCGCCATCTCGTCGACGAGCTCGGCCTGCACGAGGAAGCCGCGTGGGACCAGATCTCGCGGCTCACGACCGCGAACGAGCTCCTCGTCGCGCTGCACGGTGTCGCGCAGTCGCTGCCCGCGTCGCTCGATCTGCACGAGGTCGTCGAGTCGAGTCGCACACGGCTGCGCTCGTTGTTCCAGTTCGGTGCGCTCGCGCTGCTCGTGCACGACGACACGCGCGACGAGTGGACCGTCGAGCTCGCGGAAGGCATCCGCCTGCCGCGGCAGCTGCGCGACGACATGCTCGCGCAGCCCCTGCGCGAAGTGCTCGACCACGGTCGCGCGGTCCTCGAGACCGACCTGCTGTCCGACGGCGGCGACGGACGCGGCTGCTCGCCCATGGCCCGGAGCGGGATCTACGCGCCGCTCCGCGCGCGAGGCCGCACCGTCGGCCTGATCGCGATCGAGGACACGACCCGCGCGCGCTACCGACCCGACGACGTCGGCCTGCTCACCGGCCTCACCGGCCCGCTCGCGCTCGCCGTCGACAACGCGCTCTGGTTCCTGCGCCTGCGCCGCTTCGGTGCCGAGGCCGAACGGGCGCGCATCGCGCGCGACCTCCACGACCAACTCGCCCAGTCGCTCGCGTACACCGCGTTCGAGCTCGAGCGGCTCGCCATCCGCGCCGAGGGCGAGGACCGCCGCGCGCTCGACGAGCTGCACGATGTCGTACGCGGCGTCGTCGGGGAGCTGCGCGAGACGCTCTATCAACTGCGCGCGGGCGTGAGCGAGGACGCCGACCTCGAACGGGTCGCCCGCGACTACCTCGCGCGCTACGAGGAGCGCACCGGGCTCGCGGTGCACTGGCGCAGCCGCGTCGAGCGCCACCTTCCGTATCAGGTCGAGCAGGAGCTCTGGCGCATGATGCAGGAAGCGCTCACGAACGTCGAGCACCACGCGGAAGCGAACATGTGCACGATCGATTACCGCGTGAGCCCGACCCACGTGTCGCTCACCGTCGAGGACGATGGCCGCGGGTTCGAACCCGCGCGCGTCGACGGTGACCACTACGGACTGATCGGGATGCGCGAGCGCGCCGACGCGCTCGGTGCGCACCTGGTCGTCGAGAGTCGACCGAATCAGGGCACGCGCGTGTCCGTCGAATTGGAGGTTCCCCGATGACGACCGTGCTGATCGCAGACGACCATCAGTTGCTGCGCCAGGCACTGCGCCGCGCGATGGAGGAGGCCGGGCTCGTCGTTCTCGGCGAAGCCGGCGACGGCGCGGAAGCGGTGCAGCTCGTCGACGAGCTGCGACCCGAGCTCGTCATCATGGACGTGACGATGCCGGTGCTCGGCGGCATCGAGGCGACTCGGCGCGTCCACGCCGCGCACCCCGACCTCCCGATCGTCGTGCTGACGATGCACGACGAGGACGCGCTGCGCGAAGAAGCCGTGCGTGCCGGCGCGTCCGCGTTCCTCTCGAAGGACAGCTCGATGCAGCAGGTCGTGTCGACCGCGATCGCGACCGCCGCGGGCGAAGCACTCTCCGCGAACCTCGCGAGCTCGATCCTCTCCGAGCTGCGTGCGCCGGAGAGTGACACCGACGCGACACGCACCGAGCCGTCGCCGCTCACGCGCCGTGAGGAGGAGATCCTCCAGCTCATCGCCGACGGGTACTCGACGAGCGAGGTCGCGAGCCGCCTGTTCATCAGCGGCAAGACCGTGAAGAACCACCTCGCGTCGATCTACGCCAAGCTCGACGCACGGGACCGGACGCAGGCCGTGCTGAGCGCGGTGCGGATCGGGATCATCCGCCTCAACTGAGTCCGCGAGTAGCCGACTGAGACGGTGCGTAGGCCGGGAACGGGCCGTCTGACCAGGCCAAATGGCCTAGTCAGAGCCCGTGACCGGGTTCGGACACGGAGGAAGTTGGGCCACCCGGCCCATTCTCGCCACCACGTTCCGTGGTCATACTCGGGATGGTCCTACGCATCGGAACCAGCCAAACGATCACGGAACCCAAAGGGGTCGGAATTCATGGACATGAACCTTCTGCGGACCTGGCTTGAGGCCCGCCTCCACTTCGGTGAGCGCCGCGACGAGCGTGGTGCCAACCTCGTGGAGTACATCCTGCTCATCGCGTTCATCGCGATCATCGTCATCGTCGCCGTGAAGGTCCTCGGCAAGACCGTGTCGACCCAGTTCTCCTCGGCGAACTCGAACCTGTCGTAGTCAGACTCGACGACGCGCAAGGGACCGCCGGCAACGCTGCCGGCGGTCCTTTCGCGTGGTTTGTGCGTCGGTCACGCGTCCTCGGCTGGGACGAGCAGCTTCCACGTGTAGCCGCCGAGCAGACCGCCGACGACCGGGAACACGATGAACACCCACACCTGATTCAGCGCCCAACCGTGCTGGAACACCGCGGTCGCAAAGCTGCGCGCGGGGTTCACGGACGTGTTGTCGACGGGGATCGTGATGAGGTGGATCAGCGTGAGCATGAGGCCGACGGCGACGCCGTTGAAGCCGAACGGCATCGACTTGCGACACGTGCTCGCGATGACGAACACGAACAGCGCGGTGAACACGATCTCGGTGAGGATCACCGCGGGGAGCTTGAACCCGCCCGGTGAGTGCACGCCGTAGCCGTTCGACGCGAAGCCACTCGCCTTCGCGTCGAATCCGGTGTGGCTGTGCGCGATCACGAAGATCACGAGCGCGCCGACGAGCCCGCCGACGACCTGTCCGCCGACGTAGAACGGGACGTCCCGACTCGGCGTCTTGCCGACCGCCCACAAGCCCGCGGTCACCGCGGGGTTGATGTGGCACCCGGAGATGGAGCCGATCGCGTACCACGCGCACAGCAGGCTCAGACCGAAGGCGAGCGCGACGCCCAGCTCACCGACCGAGTTCGTCGCGAAGAACCCGCCCGTGGCGAGCACCGCCGTGCCCGGCCCTCCCACCACGAGGATCATCGTGCCGATCGCCTCGGCGAACGCGACCCGCTGCCGCTCGGACATTGCCGCCTCCCCCATCACCGCTCGACCCCGCCCGTGCCGCGACGAGGTTACGGAGTCGCCCGCGCCGCGGCGCGGACCGTCTCAGACCGCTTCGAGGTGAGGCGCTTCTTCGTCGGCGTCGCCCTCGTCCGCGTCGTCGACCTCGCCCGAGGCGACGAGCAGCGACAGCAGCGCGAGTCCGACGAACACGCACGCGATCGCCAGCGCCGCGAGCGTGTGGCGCTGGAGCGGCTCCAACGAACGGACCATCGAGCGCACGTCCTGATGCATCCAGAGCACGTTCACGAAGGCGAACACCTGGCACCCGACGATCGCGACACCGACGACGAGCAGGATCACCGAGACACCCGCGAGTCCGTTGCCGGGCGCGCCTGCGACTCGAGCGAGCAACGCGGCGCCGAGCGCGACGACCGCACCGAAGAGCATCACCGATCCGAGCTCCACGACCGCGTCCCGGAACGACGGGCCCTGCTTCTGCACGACCGCCGCCACGACCTCGACCGCGACGGCGACCGCAGACCCCGTCACGAGGTACGCGCCGACGCGCGTCACCGCGACCGACGGGAGCCGCAGCGGGCTCGCCGGGGCCAGCGTCTCGTCGCGACGTTCGGGCTGACCGAATCGCACCGCCGCCATCGCGGCGAACGCACCGACGATGCCCGACGCGAGCGCGGCCGCGATCGTCGCCGCGCGCGCCAGGTTCGCGGTGCTGCCGCCCGGCGAGGAGTCGGCGAGCGCGCGGTACACCGAATACACCGCGGCGGCCGCGCCGACCGCTCCGAGTGCCGCCGCGGCGGCGAGCGTCGAGACGCCCTGTGCAACCGTGCGCCGGCGCGCCGCGACGATCATCGCGACCGCGGCGAACGCGAGCAGCGTGATCGGGTAGAGCCCGTAGGAGCCCGCGGCGTACTCGAGCCGCCCCGAGAACGCCAGCCCGCCGAACGCGGGGGCGATCTGCGCCGCGGGCCGCTTGAACAGCGGCTGCAGCAAGAGCTCGAACAGCGCGAGCGCGCCGAGCACGGTGAGGATGGCGGACCCGGCGACGACGGACCACGGCGGCGCCTCGCCGCGCGGTTCGTCGATCTCGGCCGCATCGACCTCGGCCGCATCGATCTCGGCCGCATCGACCTCGGCCGCATCGAGGTCGGCCGCATCCGGAGCATCGACGACGGCAGGCAGCTCGGGCGGCGGGACCGGGAGCCGGCCCACGAACCACAGCGCGCAGACGGAGAGCAGCAACGACACCACCGAGGCCGCCGACGAGGCGACGCGCGCCGAGGTTCCGAAGTTCGACATGAACTGCGAGTGACCGATCGAGGCATTCGTCGCGAAGGCGAAGCCGGCGTAGCCGAACTCGGCGATGCCGGCGACGGCGACGACGATCACGACGAAGCGCAGGAGCTCGACGACACGCGTCGGCGCGCCCTTCGTGGGCGCGAGGCACGCGATCGAGACCGCCGCGAGCGCGAGGAGCAGGAACGCGGTCCAGACCACGGGACCCATGATCGCGACGTCGAGCACGCGATCACCGAAGGGTGTCGCCGTGAGCGTCGCGGCGCGCAGCGCTTGACTCGCGACCCCGAGGAGCGCGGCGATCGTCAGTCCCGCGGCGCCCAGGACCAGCGGATCGTTGCGCCTTCGCCGCACGCCGGGCGCGTCGGCGAGCCCACCCTGCTCCCCCAGCATCGGGTCAGTCTGACACGCGTTCCCGAACTATCCGGGCTGGTGGCAGACCGCCTCGACGTTGTTGCCATCGGGGTCGCGTACGAAGGCACCGAAGTAGTGCTCGTGATACTCGGGCCACGAACGCGGCTCGAAGAGCACCTCGGCGCCCATCCCGACCGCGGCGTCGAAGAACGCCTTCACCGCGACGCGGTCGGGGGCCCGGAACGCGATGTGCGCCTCCCGGAAGCCGTCATCGGTGGAGCGGGGGCCGAGCCAGAAGTCGGGCACCGGGTCGACGCCGTAGCCGATGACCTGGTGAAAGTCCTTCACGCGGCTGCCGCCGAGGGGCGCGAGGACGGTGTCGTAGAACGCCGCGCTCTTCTCGACGTCGGCGCATTGGATGGAGAGGTGATCGATCATGCGCTCCATCCTGCCCGCTCGACCGGGAATGAATGCCGCCGCGCGCGTCTCTGCCCGGCGATCATCTCGCGGTGGAGGCGCACGACGACCCCGGTCTCGTCGCAGTGCTGCGCGTGCTCGGAGTGGAGCCGGAGGCGCGACTCGGTCACGGCGGCGAAGCCGTCGTCTACGCGCTCGACGGCGAGCGCGTCGCGCGCATCCTGCACGCGACGGGACGCGCGGACGACGTGGTCGCACGGCAGCGACTCGTGGCCGAGCTCGTGCGCGCGCAACCGTCGTACGCGCTGCCGGAGGTGCTCGAGGTCGGAGCCGTCGACGGACGCGTCTACGCGATCGAACGCCGGCTGCGCGGTCGTTCGTTGCTCGACGAGCTCCGCGCCGCGTCGGGGACGGCTCGGCGGCGACTGATCGAGGCGCATCTCGACACCGCGGCCGCGCTCGGCGACCTGCAGCTCGACGCGCGTCCGCAGTTCGGCGATCTCGTCGCCGACGAGCCGATCACCGCGCCGATTTGGCGCGACTACCTCGCGCAAAAAGCGGCCGCAGGCCTGCAACGAGCGCAACCCGCGCGGCGTGCGATCGACGCGGCCTCACTCGCCGCACCGTTCCCGGAACCGGCGCGCGCGAGCTTCGTCCACCTCGACGCGTTCGCCGGCAACATGCTGACCGACGGCCGCGCCATCACCGCCGTGCTCGACGTCGGCGCGACGAGCGTCGCCGGCGACCGCCGCTTCGACCCACTCGCGAGCGCGGTGTACCTCATGTCGACCGAGATCACGCCGACGGCGACGACGGCCGATCACGCCGCGGCGACCGGTTGGCTCCGCAACGCGGGACTCCTCGACTGGCTCGAGCCCACACGTCGATGGCTCGCGGCGTACTGGTCGTTCGCGCTCGACGACCACGCGCTGAGCGCGTGGTGTGCGTCGGTGCTCGGCTGAGCGGTCGCTACGGCGTGATGCGACCGATGGTCGAGAACGGTGTCGGCTCCGTGAACCAGAGCGCGCCGTCGGGTCCGGCGGCGATCGCGGTCGGCTGCCGGATCCGCGGCGACCTGATGGTCGTCACGACGCCGGCGGTCGTCACCCGGTGGATCGCCGCGGGCGCGGTGTCGGTCACCCACAACGCGCCGTCGCTTCCCGTCGTGATCTGCGCGAGCGCACCGAACGTCGCGTCGGTGAAGTGCGAG encodes:
- the coaE gene encoding dephospho-CoA kinase → MIGLTGGIGSGKSTVAGLLVAKGAVVVDADAIARQVVEPGSPVLVKLAERFGADVVGPDGRLDRAELASRAFVDTESREALDAITHPAIGEEFLRQVAAAPEGAVVVHDVPLLVESKNPAQYRGVIVVEAPREVRLARLEARGVARADAEARMAQQATDEQRRAIATWVIDNAGDLDTLRTQVEAVWPALVAFAQTESEPSTPI
- a CDS encoding GAF domain-containing sensor histidine kinase translates to MGRTTYARPAIGRGEPEPPIPLEGPVAGFALTAPGGDAAPGPARLVRDRHHPSMLELDHRLSTLVASLRWAAISLGLLTVAIKDPPRPLFLLAGLALATFGVAQTLRPVRLDPPGRALHAWVLVEAALVAAVVALTGGFTSPFVLASAVPVVLAGYAVGRRRMAWLGSCAFVTMMMLVLLQTDDPQVQRSVTEVGILLLLCGVLGAFTRHLVDELGLHEEAAWDQISRLTTANELLVALHGVAQSLPASLDLHEVVESSRTRLRSLFQFGALALLVHDDTRDEWTVELAEGIRLPRQLRDDMLAQPLREVLDHGRAVLETDLLSDGGDGRGCSPMARSGIYAPLRARGRTVGLIAIEDTTRARYRPDDVGLLTGLTGPLALAVDNALWFLRLRRFGAEAERARIARDLHDQLAQSLAYTAFELERLAIRAEGEDRRALDELHDVVRGVVGELRETLYQLRAGVSEDADLERVARDYLARYEERTGLAVHWRSRVERHLPYQVEQELWRMMQEALTNVEHHAEANMCTIDYRVSPTHVSLTVEDDGRGFEPARVDGDHYGLIGMRERADALGAHLVVESRPNQGTRVSVELEVPR
- a CDS encoding response regulator transcription factor, whose amino-acid sequence is MTTVLIADDHQLLRQALRRAMEEAGLVVLGEAGDGAEAVQLVDELRPELVIMDVTMPVLGGIEATRRVHAAHPDLPIVVLTMHDEDALREEAVRAGASAFLSKDSSMQQVVSTAIATAAGEALSANLASSILSELRAPESDTDATRTEPSPLTRREEEILQLIADGYSTSEVASRLFISGKTVKNHLASIYAKLDARDRTQAVLSAVRIGIIRLN
- a CDS encoding Flp family type IVb pilin is translated as MDMNLLRTWLEARLHFGERRDERGANLVEYILLIAFIAIIVIVAVKVLGKTVSTQFSSANSNLS
- the aqpZ gene encoding aquaporin Z, which produces MSERQRVAFAEAIGTMILVVGGPGTAVLATGGFFATNSVGELGVALAFGLSLLCAWYAIGSISGCHINPAVTAGLWAVGKTPSRDVPFYVGGQVVGGLVGALVIFVIAHSHTGFDAKASGFASNGYGVHSPGGFKLPAVILTEIVFTALFVFVIASTCRKSMPFGFNGVAVGLMLTLIHLITIPVDNTSVNPARSFATAVFQHGWALNQVWVFIVFPVVGGLLGGYTWKLLVPAEDA
- a CDS encoding VOC family protein — protein: MIDHLSIQCADVEKSAAFYDTVLAPLGGSRVKDFHQVIGYGVDPVPDFWLGPRSTDDGFREAHIAFRAPDRVAVKAFFDAAVGMGAEVLFEPRSWPEYHEHYFGAFVRDPDGNNVEAVCHQPG
- a CDS encoding Virginiamycin B lyase, with the protein product TDTIGRVTAAGAFTFVADPTIDAPTAITAGPDGALWFVNSGDESIGRVTTAGAVSHFTDATFGALAQITTGSDGALWVTDTAPAAIHRVTTAGVVTTIRSPRIRQPTAIAAGPDGALWFTEPTPFSTIGRITP